A region of Sesamum indicum cultivar Zhongzhi No. 13 linkage group LG7, S_indicum_v1.0, whole genome shotgun sequence DNA encodes the following proteins:
- the LOC105166375 gene encoding uncharacterized protein LOC105166375, with protein sequence MSRRSGACLRCCLVIFAVVSALCVSGPALYFKFKKGLKLEGVSAACAPCICNCAPPQSLFQIVPGLANLSVTDCGKDDPDLKEEMEKQFVDLLSEELKLQETVGEEHSHHMNITLGEAKRLASQYQREAEKCNAATETCEGARERAQVLLTKEKKMTTLWEQRARQLGWEGE encoded by the exons atgagTAGGAGATCCGGGGCTTGCTTGCGGTGTTGCTTGGTGATTTTTGCAGTGGTTTCTGCACTCTGTGTATCTGGGCCggctttgtattttaaattcaagaaaggTTTGAAATTGGAAGGGGTTTCGGCAGCTTGTGCTCCATGCATTTGCAATTGTGCTCCCCCTCAATCCCTTTTTCAGATTGTTCCTG GCTTGGCTAATCTCTCTGTTACAG ATTGTGGAAAAGATGACCCTGATCTCAAAGAAGAGATGGAGAAGCAATTTGTGGACTTACTGTCCGAAGAGCTAAAGTTGCAAGAAACGGTAGGCGAAGAGCACTCTCATCATATGAACATTACATTAGGTGAGGCAAAAAGATTGGCTTCCCAGTATCAGAGGGAAGCCGAGAAATGCAATGCTGCTACAGAAACTTGTGAGGGAGCCAGAGAACGAGCCCAGGTGCTGCTCACTAAGGAGAAGAAAATGACGACATTGTGGGAACAAAGAGCACGGCAACTTGGTTGGGAAGGGGAATAG